The sequence AATATTCATGTAGAAATCGCAAACTGGCTCAAGCGCTGGATCGTCTTCGGCCAGCTCAAACATGGTTTTGCCCTTGACCCGGGAAACCCGAATGTCTTCAATCAGCGGCAAGACTTCCAAAACCGGCATGGGCACGGATTCAACATACTTGTCGATCAGATCACGCTTGGATGTCCGGTTGCCAATCAACCCGGCCAGCCGCAAAGGGTGAGTCCGGGCTTTTTCCCGGACGGAAGCGGCAATCCGGTTTGCGGCGAATAATGCATCAAAGCCATTATCCGTCACGATCAAACAGTAATCGGAATAATTCAGCGGTGCCGCGAACCCACCACAAACAACGTCGCCCAGGACGTCAAATAAGATCACATCGTATTCATCGAAGGCATTCAATTCCCGTAGGAGCTTCACGGTTTCACCCACGACATAGCCACCACAGCCAGCACCGGCGGGTGGTCCACCGGCTTCGACGCAATGTACGCCGCCATAGCCTTCATGGATCACATCTTCCGGCCAAATATCTTCGTAGTGAAAGCTCTTCTCTTGGAGCGTATCAATGATGGTCGGAATCAAATATCCCGTGAGCGTAAAAGTGCTGTCATGTTTTGGGTCACATCCGATTTGCAATACCTTCTTACCCCGACGGGCTAAGGCGACCGAAATGTTACAGCTGGTAGTGGACTTGCCAATACCACCCTTGCCGTAAACAGAGAGTTTCACGCGCAGTTCTCCTATCGTTGTTTTTGAAGCGAGATCGACATACCGGATATCAACTTGGCGATCATCAGCCGTACTGGAGGGAGTAGAGGCGGAATGTGGCCAAGCATTTTGCCAAGCATCGAGTGGTGTAGAACATCCCTTTTGGAGTGAATGGAATTACACCCCCACAAGAAGCATTGTTGTCGAAGTCAGCAGGAAAAGGAACGACTATCAACAATGGTTTATGTTCCGACAAGATGGTTTACATTCCAGTGCTTGTTGCCTCATCGATCCTGTAGAAAATCGGAAATTTCAGGGGGTTTAAGACCCGGAAA is a genomic window of Romeriopsis navalis LEGE 11480 containing:
- the bchL gene encoding ferredoxin:protochlorophyllide reductase (ATP-dependent) iron-sulfur ATP-binding protein: MKLSVYGKGGIGKSTTSCNISVALARRGKKVLQIGCDPKHDSTFTLTGYLIPTIIDTLQEKSFHYEDIWPEDVIHEGYGGVHCVEAGGPPAGAGCGGYVVGETVKLLRELNAFDEYDVILFDVLGDVVCGGFAAPLNYSDYCLIVTDNGFDALFAANRIAASVREKARTHPLRLAGLIGNRTSKRDLIDKYVESVPMPVLEVLPLIEDIRVSRVKGKTMFELAEDDPALEPVCDFYMNIADQILAMPEGVVPQDAPDRELFNLLSDFYLNPQDGQAVQPSLVTA